Proteins from one Dryobates pubescens isolate bDryPub1 unplaced genomic scaffold, bDryPub1.pri scaffold_76_arrow_ctg1, whole genome shotgun sequence genomic window:
- the LOC128899825 gene encoding olfactory receptor 14A16-like, translating to MTCMLRAESEQPKEVTVKGMTDTDALCAADGSLGMEASAAEIGTDTLLHFCLFLAIYLAALLGNGLIISTIAWDHHLHTPMYFFLLNLALLDLGAISTTVPKSMDNSLRDTRDISYTGCVLQFFFFIFLISAEYFLLTTMSYDRYVAICRPLHYETLLGSRVCLHLAAAVWACGVLTALLHTANTFSLPLCQGNAVEQFFCEIPQILKLSCSTSYLSEIWLLVFSVCFFFVCFVLIVVSYVQIFRAVQRIPSQHGRHKAFVTCLPHLAVVSLFLITTFFAHLKPSSISSPSLDLLVSALYSVVPPVVNPLIYSLRNQELKAALSHLIAGCLHKQ from the exons ATGACGTGTATGCTCAGAGCAGAGAGTGAACAGCCTAAAGAGGTGACAGTTAAGGGGATGACTGATACAG ATGCTCTTTGTGCTGCTGATGGCTCTCTGGGCATGgaagcctcagctgcagagatAGGCACAGACACT ctcctacacttctgcctcttcctggccatctacctggctgccctgctgggcaatggcctcatcatcagcaccatagcctgggaccaccacctccacacccccatgtacttcttcctcctcaacctcgccctccttgacctgggtgccatctccaccactgtgccaaaatccatggacaattccctgagggacaccagggacatctcctacacaggatgtgttctccagtttttctttttcatcttcctaatttcagcagagtattttctcctcaccaccatgtcctacgatcgctacgttgccatctgcagacccctgcactatgagaccctcctgggcagcagagtttgtctccacctggcagcagctgtctgggcctgtggagttctcactgctctgctgcacacagccaatacattttccctgcccctctgccagggcaatgctgtggagcagttcttctgtgaaatcccccagatcctcaagctctcctgttccacatcctacctcagcgAAATTTGGCTTCTTGTCTTCAGTGtctgttttttctttgtctgttttgtgttgattgtggtgtcctatgtgcagatcttcagggcagtgcagaggatcccctctcagcacggacgccacaaagcctttgtcacctgcctccctcacctggctgtggtctccctgtttctcaTCACTACCTTCTTTGCTCACttgaagccctcctccatctcctccccatccctggacctgtTGGTGTCAgctctgtactcagtggtgcctccagtagtaaaccctctcatctacagcctgaggaaccaggagctcaaggctgccctcagccaTCTGATTGCTGGATGCCTTCACAaacaataa